Below is a genomic region from Pseudomonas svalbardensis.
GAAGTCTGTGCCCAGGCGCTGTATCAGGGTCAGGCCCTGACCGCCAAGCTGCCGCAAGTGCGCGCCGCCATGGAGCATGCCGCCGAAGAAGAAATCGACCACCTGGTCTGGTGCGAACAACGCATAAAACAGTTGGGCAGCCACACCAGCATTCTCAATCCACTGTTCTACGGCATGTCGTTCGGGATTGGCGCGGTGGCCGGATTGATCAGCGATAAAGTCAGCCTGGGGTTCGTTGCCGCGACCGAGCATCAGGTGTGCAAACACCTCAACGAACACCTTGAGCAACTGCCAGCCGAGGACGAAAAGTCCCGGGCGATCCTCGAGCAGATGCGCATTGATGAAGAACACCACGCCGAAAGCGCGCTGGAGGCAGGGGGTTTCCGCTTCCCGGCACCGGTGAAGTTCGGCATGAGCCTGATGGCCAAGGTCATGACCAAGAGTACTTACCGGATCTGAACTCAGGGCCTTGCTCCTACAAGGGACACTCGCAATAAAAAAGGCGACTGCCGTGAGGGAGTCGCCTTTTTTGTGTTCAGCAATTTTAGTTCGGCATGTTGCGCGCGTAGAAGATTTCCAGCATTTCGTGTTTCACACGCTCGGTCACCTGAGCACGCTGCTCAGACGACAGGTTGTTGGTAGCGTCGCCGAACAGGTAGTTATCCAGCTCGAAGTTCTTCAGCAGCATTTTGGTGTGGAACAGGTTTTCCTGGTACACGTTCACGTCGGTCATCTGGTATGCGTCGCGAGTGTCTTCGGAAAGGTAGTTCTGAATCGAATTGATCTCGTGGTCGATGAAGTGCTTTTTGCCTTCCACGTCACGGGTGAAACCGCGCACACGATAATCCACGGTCACGATGTCCGAATCGAACTGGTGGATCAGGAAGTTGAGCGCCTTGAGCGGTGAAATGACGCCACAGGTCGACACATCAATGTCCACACGGAATGTCGCGATGCCATCGTCCGGATGGATTTCCGGGTAGGTGTGCACCGTGATGTGGCTCTTGTCGAGGTGGGCCAGGATGATTTCAGGCAGCGGGCCCGGGGACTCTTCGATCTGACTGTCGGTCGGGGTCACCGGCTCTTCAGAGATCAGAATCGTGACACTGGCGCCCTGGGGTTCATAGTCCTGACTGGCAATGTTCAGGATGTTGGCACCAATGATATCGACAACTTCTGTGAGGATCTGCGTCAGGCGCTTGGCGTTGTACTCTTTATTGATGTACTCGACGTAAGCCTGTTGGTCTTGCGGGGTTTCCGCGTAGCAGATGTCATAGATGTTGAAGCTCAAGGTCTTTGTCAGGTTATTGAACCCGTGGAGCTTGAGTTTGCTTTTCACCGTTAAAACTCTCTATGCAGTGCGGCCCGGCCGCGTAATCAAGCATGCCAGCGCCACTTTTTCCGGGGTAGTGGCCCCTCAACCGACAGGCCACACACCCGAGCAGACGCCAGCTTTAGATCGCCACAGTCTGCACTGCCTTTATGATAGTTGAATGTCGATTCAACCGAGCTCGATGATCTCGTAGTCATGAGTAATTGCCACGCCAGCCGCTCCAAGCATGATCGACGCCGAGCAATACTTCTCGGCAGACAGCTCGATGGCGCGTTTGACCTGGGCTTCTTTCAAGCCGCGGCCCTTGACCACGAAATGCATGTGGATCTTGGTGAAAACCTTCGGATCTTCGGTGGCGCGCTCGGCTTCGAGGAAGGCTTCGCAGCTTTCAACAGCCTGACGGGACTTCTTGAGGATGCTGACCACGTCGAAATTGCTGCAACCGCCAACACCCAGCAGGAGCATTTCCATCGGCCGGACACCAAGGTTGCGACCGCCGGCATCGGGCGGACCGTCCATGACCACGACATGACCGCTGCCGGATTCACCGAGGAACATGGCTTCGCCAGCCCATTGGATGCGTGCCTTCATCGCCAAGACTCCACTGTATAAAAAAGGGTCGCCAGCTTAGCACAGGGGCCTTGATGGACGGCGTCTCGCCTTCCTACGACGCAAGCCGCTGCGCTGTAGGTAAATTCTCGAATATTGCAGGAAGTGTCTGTTAAGCTGGCGCCAATTCACTGGCGCATAGCCAGCTTTGTAGCAACCTCAGCGACTCATAAGAAAACCAAACACACCGTGAAGTCTTTTCGGGATACAACCATGGTTGCTATTACCCCAACACCCAAAATCAAGAACCTCGACAAGCTGTTGATGCACTGCCAGCGCCGTCGTTATGCGGCCAAAAGCAACATCATTTGTGCCGGCGATCGCTCGGACACGCTGTTCTTCATCATCAAGGGTTCGGTCACCATCCTGATCGAGGATGACGATGGCCGCGAAATGATCATCGCCTACCTGAACACCGGAGACTTTTTCGGCGAGTTGGGCCTGTTCGAACAGGCTGGCCTAGAACAGGAACGCAGCGCCTGGGTGCGCGCCAAGATCGAATGCGAAGTCGCGGAGATCAGCTACGCGAAATTCCGCGAGCTGTCCCAACAGGATCCAGACATTCTTTACGTGCTCAGCGGACAAATCGCACAGCGCCTGCGCAACACCACCCGCAAAGTGGGTGACCTTGCATTCTTCGACGTTACCGGCCGCGTCGCACGCTGCCTCTTGGAGCTGTGCAAGCAGCCAGATGCAATGACCCATCCCGATGGCATGCAGATCAAGGTGACCCGTCAGGAGATCGGGCGGATTGTCGGTTGTTCACGAGAGATGGTCGGTCGCGTACTCAAGGACCTGGAAGAACGCAATCTGGTGGACGTCAAAGGCAAGACCATGGTGGTCTTTGGTACGCGCTAAGCCCTGAACATGTCTGCCAGCAACTGGTGGTACAACGTGTCGAGTCGCCCCAACGCATCAGGTGCTGCATATTTTTCATGAAGAGCAATGTGGCTCTCGGCGCGAACTCGCTGCTCCAGGCCACAGGCTTCATTGAAACGGTTAACCGCCGCAACCATTGACTCACGCTCGTTATCGAGCAACAAAGCACCGTGCACCAACCCTACCGGACGCGTACCGCCCTTGCTCTGGCGCCAGCGTTGAGCCGTGCCGACCATCTTGCGCCCATCAAGGTTGACGTTGAAACGCCCATCACAGAACGCACCCTCTATTTCGCCCAAAGACGAAACGCCGCCCAGTTCATCGAGTAGCTGACAAATCGGATCGCAAAGCCGGCGATAACCGGTTTCGATACGGTTCTGGTCACCCTCACTACGCGGTGGCGCGTAGACCAGTGCGATGTTGATCGTTGAGGCCGATTGCGGCACCGGTTCACCGCCGGTTTCACGCAACAATACCGGCCAACCTGCCGCCGCCGACACTTCGCACGCGGCCTCGAACCCAGGCAGACGATTCAATCGTCGCGGCATGACCAGCGCCTTATCACTGGGTTGCCAGAACAACAGACCAAACTCCGAATCGCCGGTGCACACATGGGCCAACAGATCCTGTTCGGCGAGCAGGCCGGCTTCGACGGTCAAGGCGATGGGCTGGGTCATGGCAGTAGACATCCTTTGTTTGGAGTATAAAAAAGCCGGCATCGCCGGCTTCTTCATTAGGTCACGTTCAGTCGAGTGTAGAACCGCTTACTGCGATACCACGCTCAGGAAAGAACAGACGCTGCAGTTCGGAGCCCGGGCTTTCGGCGCGCATGAACGCTTCGCCAACCAGGAATGCGAACACATCGCTGATTTCCATCAGCTCGACATCGGCCCGGTTGAGAATGCCACTTTCGGTGATCACCAAGCGATCACGCGGGATACGCGGCAACAGATCGAGGGTGGTTTCCAGATTGACTTCGAAGGTGTGCAGGTTGCGGTTGTTGATACCGACCAACGGAGTGTCGAGGGTTTTCAAGGCCCGCTCCAGCTCGTCGCCATCGTGAACTTCCACCAGCACATCGAGGCCGACACTTTTGGCGACGGCAGCCAACTCGGCCATTTTCACGTCATCCAGTGCGGAGACGATCAACAGCACGCAGTCGGCGCCCAACGCTCGGGCTTCAATGATCTGGTACGGATCGATCATGAAGTCCTTGCGGATCACCGGCAGTTTGCACGCCGCCCGCGCCTGTTGCAGATACGCATCGGCGCCCTGGAAGTAATCGATATCGGTGAGCACCGACAGACAGGTCGCGCCGCCCTTCTCGTAACTCTTGGCGATGTCGGCGGGAACGAAGTTCTCGCGGATAACGCCTTTGCTCGGTGAAGCTTTCTTGATTTCTGCAATGACCGCTGGCTGCTTGAGCTTGGCCTGAGCCAACAATGCCTTGGCAAAACCACGGGGTGCATCGGCCGCCTTGGCCAGACTTTCCAGCTCCGCCAGGCTTACGCGAGCGCTACGCTCGGCGACCTCCTGAACTTTGCGGGCCAGAATGTTTTCCAGAACCGTCGGTACACTCATCCCTCATTCTCCACTCTGAATACCGCGGTAAATGCACCCAACTCCTCCAGTTTTTCCCGAGCGAGGCCTGTGTGCAGCGCATCGTGCGCCAGGGCAACGCCTTCTTTCAAACTGCGGGCATGGTCGGCGGCGTACAGCGCGGCACCGGCATTGAGCATAATCATTTCCGCGGCTTTCTGACCATTCTCGGTCTTGCGCTTGCCCAGGGCATCGCGGATCAGCTCCAGCGAGGCCGCCGGGCTATCCACTGCCAGACCGTGCAGGCTCTGGCTCTTCATCCCCAAGTCTTCTGGCTCGACCCAATACTCGGTGATCTGGTCATCCTTCAATTCCGCCACAAAGGTCGGCGCCGCCAGACTGAACTCGTCCAGGCCATCCTTCGAGTGCACCACCAGCACGTGCTTGCTGCCCATACGCTGCAAGACTTCGGCCAGCGGCCGGCACAACGCCTGATTGAACACGCCCACCACCTGATGCTTCACGCCGGCCGGATTCGTAAGCGGGCCGAGCATGTTGAACAGCGTACGCAAGCCCAGCTCCCGGCGCGGGCCGGCGGCGTGCTTCATGGCGCTGTGATGGGTCTGGGCGAACATGAAACCGATGCCGACGTTGTCGATACAGCGTGCTACCTGAACCGGCGTCAGGTTCAAGTAGA
It encodes:
- the trpD gene encoding anthranilate phosphoribosyltransferase, coding for MNIKTALSRIVEQLDLSTDEMRDVMREIMTGQCTDAQIGAFMMAMRMKSESIDEIVGAVSVMRELADKVELKTLDGVVDVVGTGGDGANIFNVSTASSFVVAAAGCTVAKHGNRAVSGKSGSADLLEAAGIYLNLTPVQVARCIDNVGIGFMFAQTHHSAMKHAAGPRRELGLRTLFNMLGPLTNPAGVKHQVVGVFNQALCRPLAEVLQRMGSKHVLVVHSKDGLDEFSLAAPTFVAELKDDQITEYWVEPEDLGMKSQSLHGLAVDSPAASLELIRDALGKRKTENGQKAAEMIMLNAGAALYAADHARSLKEGVALAHDALHTGLAREKLEELGAFTAVFRVENEG
- the speD gene encoding adenosylmethionine decarboxylase — protein: MKSKLKLHGFNNLTKTLSFNIYDICYAETPQDQQAYVEYINKEYNAKRLTQILTEVVDIIGANILNIASQDYEPQGASVTILISEEPVTPTDSQIEESPGPLPEIILAHLDKSHITVHTYPEIHPDDGIATFRVDIDVSTCGVISPLKALNFLIHQFDSDIVTVDYRVRGFTRDVEGKKHFIDHEINSIQNYLSEDTRDAYQMTDVNVYQENLFHTKMLLKNFELDNYLFGDATNNLSSEQRAQVTERVKHEMLEIFYARNMPN
- a CDS encoding OsmC family protein, which codes for MKARIQWAGEAMFLGESGSGHVVVMDGPPDAGGRNLGVRPMEMLLLGVGGCSNFDVVSILKKSRQAVESCEAFLEAERATEDPKVFTKIHMHFVVKGRGLKEAQVKRAIELSAEKYCSASIMLGAAGVAITHDYEIIELG
- the crp gene encoding cAMP-activated global transcriptional regulator CRP, which encodes MVAITPTPKIKNLDKLLMHCQRRRYAAKSNIICAGDRSDTLFFIIKGSVTILIEDDDGREMIIAYLNTGDFFGELGLFEQAGLEQERSAWVRAKIECEVAEISYAKFRELSQQDPDILYVLSGQIAQRLRNTTRKVGDLAFFDVTGRVARCLLELCKQPDAMTHPDGMQIKVTRQEIGRIVGCSREMVGRVLKDLEERNLVDVKGKTMVVFGTR
- the coq7 gene encoding 2-polyprenyl-3-methyl-6-methoxy-1,4-benzoquinone monooxygenase, whose protein sequence is MTTQRHYSPIDRLLLQADAAMRTLLPFSGQPYRPSPAIVQPDAQMSDEDTRHVAGLMRINHTGEVCAQALYQGQALTAKLPQVRAAMEHAAEEEIDHLVWCEQRIKQLGSHTSILNPLFYGMSFGIGAVAGLISDKVSLGFVAATEHQVCKHLNEHLEQLPAEDEKSRAILEQMRIDEEHHAESALEAGGFRFPAPVKFGMSLMAKVMTKSTYRI
- the trpC gene encoding indole-3-glycerol phosphate synthase TrpC; its protein translation is MSVPTVLENILARKVQEVAERSARVSLAELESLAKAADAPRGFAKALLAQAKLKQPAVIAEIKKASPSKGVIRENFVPADIAKSYEKGGATCLSVLTDIDYFQGADAYLQQARAACKLPVIRKDFMIDPYQIIEARALGADCVLLIVSALDDVKMAELAAVAKSVGLDVLVEVHDGDELERALKTLDTPLVGINNRNLHTFEVNLETTLDLLPRIPRDRLVITESGILNRADVELMEISDVFAFLVGEAFMRAESPGSELQRLFFPERGIAVSGSTLD
- a CDS encoding lipoate--protein ligase family protein, whose product is MTQPIALTVEAGLLAEQDLLAHVCTGDSEFGLLFWQPSDKALVMPRRLNRLPGFEAACEVSAAAGWPVLLRETGGEPVPQSASTINIALVYAPPRSEGDQNRIETGYRRLCDPICQLLDELGGVSSLGEIEGAFCDGRFNVNLDGRKMVGTAQRWRQSKGGTRPVGLVHGALLLDNERESMVAAVNRFNEACGLEQRVRAESHIALHEKYAAPDALGRLDTLYHQLLADMFRA